A single region of the Drosophila takahashii strain IR98-3 E-12201 chromosome 2R, DtakHiC1v2, whole genome shotgun sequence genome encodes:
- the LOC138912200 gene encoding uncharacterized protein, translating into MEANIENLAARVNRESDATELNHEELFNLQSISNPDATGLQRLVDTSSAIRGSLLSLASPNDVMNAIMTNLLLSKVDAETRLSYDEKQSFEKLPDWDEYCKFLTHRCQFLEGQSRAIIKGRAIDTQQRQKTNHMHLSKSFITTNASCTYCDPGSHYITQCKSVSALQLMQRKDFVKKAMLCFNCLRKSHVITDCSSKSRCKVCQGAHHTLLHAYSPSPIKADSMTNQPQQSLVPEHADSNQHSRPRVSLIARTAKRGIIPTALVQIKDGHGDFQIVRALLDSGSEVNLITEETAKRLQLEKSRVSQSISGVSNTTQTVNYNVYTVIKSRVSEFKWCSHFAVIKRICNHQPSEPIDISQWDIPNG; encoded by the exons ATGGAAGCCAACATCGAAAACTTAGCGGCCAGAGTGAACAGGGAGTCCGATGCAACCGAGCTCAACCACGAAGA GCTTTTCAACTTGCAATCCATCTCGAACCCAGACGCTACAGGATTGCAACGCCTTGTGGACACATCATCAGCGATACGAGGATCATTATTATCATTGGCATCACCGAACGACGTCATGAACGCTATCATGACAAACTTGCTTCTATCTAAGGTCGATGCCGAGACGAGGTTAAGCTACGATGAGAAGCAGTCATTTGAAAAGCTTCCAGACTGGGACGAGTACTGCAAGTTTCTGACACACCGCTGTCAATTCTTGGAAGGCCAATCACGCGCCATCATCAAAGGTCGAGCCATCGACACACAGCAACGACAAAAGACAAACCACATGCATTTGTCCAAATCGTTCATCACAACAAATGCCAGTTGCACATACTGTGACCCGGGCAGTCACTACATCACACAATGCAAGTCGGTCTCTGCACTTCAACTCATGCAGCGGAAAGACTTCGTAAAGAAAGCCATGCTTTGCTTTAATTGCTTGCGCAAATCCCATGTTATTACGGATTGTTCATCCAAATCTCGGTGCAAGGTTTGTCAGGGCGCTCATCACACTCTTCTGCATGCGTATAGCCCAAGCCCAATTAAGGCTGATTCGATGACAAACCAACCACAACAAAGCCTAGTTCCAGAACACGCTGATTCTAACCAGCACAGCAGACCTAGGGTGTCTCTAATAGCGCGCACGGCCAAAAGAGGCATCATACCTACAGCACTAGTTCAGATCAAGGATGGACATGGAGACTTCCAAATTGTTCGGGCACTTCTAGACTCAGGATCCGAGGTGAATCTGATCACCGAAGAAACTGCCAAACGACTCCAGCTAGAAAAGTCTCGCGTTTCTCAGTCCATAAGTGGGGTTTCTAATACTACTCAAACTGTAAACTACAACGTTTATACAGTTATTAAGTCTCGCGTCTCGGAATTCAAGTGGTGTTCTCATTTCGCCGTTATCAAACGGATTTGCAACCACCAGCCCAGCGAACCAATTGACATCTCACAATGGGACATTCCAAATGGATAA
- the LOC138912199 gene encoding uncharacterized protein → MPTHINTSFGWVIGGSTMLPTEPERYKCNFVPDQPSLDEIVSHFWKVEEYQTPRQTLTEEEQLCEQHYENTVAVGSDNRITVRLTFKESPQALGQSYVSAAKRSSLLERRLKNNQSLKESYVQFMREYITTGHMSLINDVDKREPHFFIPHHCVLRPQSLTTKLRVVFDASAKSSSGVALNEILMVGPTIQQDLITTLLSFRLNRYALSGDISKMYRQFVVDERDRKFQLILWRENDTDMLQIYQLNTVTYGVSAAPFLAIRSLFHIAKLNESESPLAAAVL, encoded by the coding sequence ATGCCCACGCACATCAATACAAGTTTCGGATGGGTAATTGGTGGAAGTACGATGTTGCCTACTGAGCCGGAGCGCTACAAATGCAATTTCGTTCCAGATCAACCATCTCTAGATGAAATCGTGTCACACTTTTGGAAGGTGGAAGAGTATCAAACGCCACGACAAACTCTTACCGAAGAAGAACAGCTCTGTGAACAGCATTATGAGAACACAGTTGCTGTTGGATCCGACAATCGCATTACCGTTCGACTTACATTTAAGGAATCACCACAAGCGTTAGGCCAATCATACGTCAGCGCCGCCAAACGTTCTTCCCTACTCGAACGTAGGCTTAAGAACAATCAGTCCTTAAAGGAATCATATGTTCAATTCATGCGCGAATACATCACAACAGGTCACATGTCACTCATAAACGACGTTGACAAAAGAGAGCCCCATTTCTTTATTCCCCACCATTGCGTGTTACGGCCCCAGAGCCTAACCACTAAGCTACGAGTAGTGTTTGATGCTAGCGCAAAATCTTCTTCCGGCGTAGCATTGAACGAAATTCTAATGGTAGGACCCACAATACAACAAGATTTAATCACGACATTGCTTTCATTTCGGCTCAATCGTTACGCTTTATCAGGTGACATATCAAAGATGTATCGCCAATTTGTAGTTGACGAGCGAGATAGAAAGTTTCAGCTGATTCTCTGGAGAGAAAACGATACAGACATGCTACAGATCTACCAACTAAATACTGTGACCTACGGTGTCTCAGCAGCTCCCTTCCTTGCCATTCGGAGTCTGTTCCACATAGCCAAGTTAAACGAATCAGAATCTCCTCTCGCCGCTGCAGTACTATGA
- the LOC138912198 gene encoding uncharacterized protein — translation MAKPEERLATLLQEKSSLLLAMKNLKNHVEADNRMTAAELDCRAQVLDAHFRQASQIQSNIERLDPENKEREILDEFFISTKAAILSSSSKLKRERIDDTSFLNSTSSQSHHTRLPSLKLPKFDGKYSEYSRFMTAFTHLVDDDVTINPVDKFNYPLSCLSDTALSVVSSFQVSEDNYPKAMNRLKERYDKKVLIFLEHISSLCALPIMEPADANSLRGILDTVSALRGSLLSLGSETDILNAILIHNVLLKVDSDARQAYNRSQDYDTLPSWDNCYKTLSRHSEFLDCSAPCINKERLLEKRQEKPTDKRHGNLRKAFVAAQNTCLKCKSTDHNIGKCPSFAALTVDERFNIAKQLSLCINCLGKGHMAGKCSSKFKCRVCRGLHHTCLHRYTQVITASQPMDDISQADHCTTHAVSLLARQSKRALIPTAVVLIKDNCGSYQQARALLDSGSEINFITEELAKRLQLTRVRQQYDICGIADARAKMKFSVTTSVKSRIGHGEWLLEFAITKSITQSQPESIVETNGWKLPVGIELADPFFYKPSKIDILISIQEFFGLLGEGKISLGPNLPYLQKSSLGWLLGGRIDEPRSVKAHAFMCKTESVRDLNVNLQRFWEIEELSTERQALTEEEEACENHFNSQVTVLASVAFRHALSADISKMYRQFMVHPDDRKFQLIFWRSSGEQPLKIYQLNTVTYGMACAPFLAIRSLQFIAQRKQEQYPVGASVLLEDMYVDDLLTGADSIEELQQKVFEVNTILEDAGLALAKWNASHLIETNTEFHIKPNGDNVTKALGMSWKPLSDVFCFRYALPSGGEITKRRVISILARLYDVLGLLSPVVVRCKIFAQQLWLQGFGWDDTLPSNLNVDWHRIESDLQNVNQVEIPRFLKCFIANRVSRIQEQSVDVTWRHVPGKSNPADIVSCGCAASELSDTIWFSGPEFLRLDPEFWPQSPPDCEFDDLYLEKRKAVSFACSSIQSTDDKPKIADDPHLGSVMLEIVNRTGSYRRILRIVAYVLRVFNRVPANRKFSVQDAMAIAPTELNQAFTHIVAAIHNASFSKEISQLAKNQEIKDKTIRGFSPYLSQVEVGTYTLTVLRDHDFTWKFVNHLHRTNMHAGAKALVGLLRLHIWVANAKKLASSVVRQCVHCYHYKPRLANQIMGSLPSDRLQTVRPFTVTGVDLCGPFLTSYRIRSKVQHKTYLAIYVCFSSKAVHIELLSDLSTNTFILSLKRFVSRRGSPCRIYCDNATNFTGASVQLNRFKQELFSQQTKQDLETFSNDTGVEFCFIPPRAPHFGGLWEAAVKSMKNLLIKCMSDSGMTYEELQTIAIGAEAILNSRPIAGHSEDPNDGEALTPGHLLTAYTKRRLWDLWRRDYLHTLQMRAKWTSPIANLEPGQIVLIHEDNSPPQHWLTGRIINSISGEDNKVRVVNVQTAKGVIRRPICKIAPLPIQYGS, via the exons ATGGCCAAGCCGGAAGAACGTTTAGCTACTCTTTTACAAGAAAAGAGCAGCCTACTTCTGGCCATGAAGAACCTCAAGAACCATGTGGAAGCTGATAATCGGATGACTGCCGCAGAATTGGATTGCCGAGCGCAGGTGCTAGACGCTCATTTCAGGCAAGCGTCTCAAATTCAATCCAACATTGAGCGTCTAGACCCAGAAAacaaagagagagagatcCTCGATGAGTTTTTCATCTCAACCAAGGCAGCCATTCTCAGCAGCTCCTCCAAACTTAAACGCGAAAGAATAGACGACACCAGTTTTCTAAATTCTACTTCTTCCCAGTCACATCACACTCGATTGCCTTCATTAAAATTGCCCAAATTCGATGGAAAATACAGCGAGTACAGCCGATTTATGACTGCATTTACGCACTTGGTGGACGATGACGTCACAATTAACCCAGTCGACAAGTTCAATTATCCCCTTAGTTGCTTGTCCGACACCGCCTTGAGTGTTGTGTCGTCTTTTCAAGTTTCGGAAGACAATTATCCCAAAGCCATGAATCGCCTCAAGGAGCGATACGACAAGAAGGTACTCATCTTTCTGGAGCACATATCTAGCTTGTGCGCCCTACCCATCATGGAACCCGCAGACGCAAATTCACTGCGTGGTATCTTGGACACCGTTTCTGCACTGCGCGGGTCATTGCTATCACTCGGCTCAGAAACTGATATTCTCAACGCAATTCTAATCCACAACGTTCTCCTGAAGGTGGATTCAGATGCTCGCCAGGCCTACAATCGATCTCAAGATTATGACACGTTGCCATCCTGGGACAACTGTTATAAAACGCTAAGCCGACACAGCGAATTCCTGGACTGCAGCGCGCCCTGCATCAATAAGGAGCGGCTGCTAGAGAAGCGCCAGGAGAAACCAACCGACAAACGCCACGGCAACCTACGTAAGGCATTTGTCGCCGCCCAGAACACCTGTCTAAAATGCAAATCAACGGATCACAACATCGGTAAATGTCCATCATTTGCTGCACTCACCGTGGATGAGCGATTCAACATCGCAAAGCAACTATCCTTGTGCATAAATTGCCTCGGAAAGGGGCACATGGCAGGCAAGTGCAGTTCCAAATTTAAGTGCCGCGTATGCCGCGGACTGCACCACACTTGTTTGCACCGATACACACAGGTCATCACAGCATCACAGCCAATGGATGACATTTCTCAAGCGGATCACTGCACAACGCACGCAGTATCCCTTCTAGCCAGACAGTCCAAACGTGCTCTCATTCCAACTGCAGTGGTTCTTATCAAAGACAATTGTGGGTCCTATCAACAAGCACGAGCTCTCCTCGACTCCGGATCGGAGATCAACTTCATCACCGAAGAATTGGCAAAGCGGCTCCAACTGACCCGTGTTCGGCAACAATATGACATCTGTGGCATTGCAGATGCACgtgcaaaaatgaaattctcaGTCACCACATCAGTAAAGTCAAGAATCGGACACGGGGAATGGTTGCTCGAATTCGCCATAACCAAATCCATCACTCAAAGCCAGCCGGAAAGCATTGTCGAAACCAACGGATGGAAGCTTCCGGTCGGAATCGAACTGGCCGATCCTTTCTTCTACAAACCAAGCAAGATCGACATTTTAATCAGCATCCAGGAATTCTTTGGTCTCTTGGGAGAAGGAAAAATCTCTCTGGGTCCAAATCTACCCTATCTGCAAAAGTCCTCACTTGGGTGGCTGCTTGGCGGCAGAATTGACGAGCCTAGAAGTGTAAAGGCACACGCATTCATGTGCAAAACGGAAAGCGTTCGCGATCTCAACGTCAACTTGCAGCGCTTTTGGGAAATAGAAGAACTGAGCACAGAACGTCAAGCACTCACAGAGGAAGAAGAAGCCTGCGAAAACCACTTCAATTCTCAGGTGACAGTTCTTGCCTCCGTCGCGTTCAG ACACGCTCTCAGTGCAGACATCTCTAAAATGTACCGACAATTTATGGTACACCCCGACGATCGCAAGTTTCAACTTATATTTTGGAGGTCTTCAGGTGAGCAGCCGCTGAAAATCTATCAGCTCAATACGGTGACCTATGGAATGGCATGCGCACCATTCTTAGCAATACGGAGTCTTCAGTTCATCGCCCAACGAAAACAAGAGCAGTATCCTGTTGGCGCCTCCGTACTCCTCGAAGACATGTACGTCGACGATCTGCTGACAGGGGCAGATTCCATCGAAGAGCTGCAGCAGAAGGTCTTCGAAGTTAACACGATTCTCGAAGACGCAGGGCTGGCACTTGCAAAATGGAACGCAAGTCATCTCATTGAAACAAATACGGAGTTTCATATCAAGCCTAACGGAGACAATGTGACGAAGGCCCTCGGCATGTCTTGGAAGCCCCTATCGGACgtattttgttttcgataTGCGTTGCCATCGGGCGGAGAGATTACCAAACGACGCGTAATTTCAATCCTGGCTCGTCTCTACGACGTACTTGGCTTGCTCAGCCCAGTGGTCGTTCGCTGTAAAATCTTCGCTCAACAACTCTGGCTGCAAGGATTTGGATGGGACGACACTCTCCCATCTAACCTCAACGTGGACTGGCATCGAATTGAGTCGGATCTCCAGAACGTCAACCAAGTCGAAATACCTCGATTT CTCAAATGCTTTATTGCCAATAGAGTATCCAGAATTCAAGAACAATCGGTTGATGTAACTTGGCGACATGTACCAGGAAAGAGCAACCCAGCAGACATCGTCTCATGCGGATGCGCAGCTTCGGAATTATCGGACACAATTTGGTTCTCTGGCCCTGAATTCCTCAGATTAGATCCGGAGTTCTGGCCACAATCACCTCCAGATTGTGAATTTGATGATCTCTACTTGGAGAAGCGGAAGGCAGTCTCATTCGCATGCAGCAGCATTCAATCTACAGATGACAAACCAAAGATAGCGGATGATCCACATCTCGGAAGCGTCATGCTAGAAATTGTCAATCGCACTGGGTCCTATCGACGTATTCTCAGAATAGTAGCGTACGTCCTTCGTGTATTCAACAGAGTTCCAGCCAACAGGAAATTCTCAGTTCAAGACGCAATGGCCATCGCACCCACAGAACTAAATCAGGCATTCACACACATCGTTGCTGCAATTCATAATGCTTCGTTCTCAAAGGAAATCTCACAGCTTGCCAAAAATCAGGAAATCAAGGACAAAACAATTCGAGGATTCTCGCCTTACTTGTCACAGGTAGAAGTAGGAACCTACACACTCACCGTTCTACGA GACCATGATTTCACCTGGAAGTTTGTCAATCACTTGCATAGGACTAACATGCATGCTGGAGCCAAAGCGCTTGTGGGACTACTTCGTCTACACATTTGGGTGGCTAACGCCAAAAAACTGGCATCATCTGTAGTCAGGCAGTGCGTCCACTGCTACCATTACAAGCCCAGACTTGCGAACCAAATCATGGGTTCGCTTCCTTCTGACCGACTGCAGACCGTCAGACCATTCACTGTAACTGGAGTAGATCTGTGTGGACCGTTCTTAACATCCTATCGCATACGCAGCAAGGTGCAACATAAGACTTATTTGGCGATCTATGTTTGCTTCTCATCAAAGGCGGTCCACATAGAGCTGCTCTCAGACCTTTCAACTAATACATTTATTCTTTCGTTGAAGCGCTTTGTTTCTCGTCGGGGCAGTCCCTGTCGCATATATTGTGATAACGCGACAAATTTCACTGGAGCCAGCGTCCAACTCAACCGCTTCAAGCAAGAACTCTTTAGTCAGCAAACTAAGCAGGATCTGGAAACCTTCAGCAACGACACTGGAGTTGAATTCTGCTTTATTCCGCCAAGAGCTCCACATTTCGGTGGACTCTGGGAGGCGGCGGTTAAATCTATGAAGAACCTACTTATCAAATGTATGTCGGACAGCGGGATGACATACGAGGAACTGCAGACGATCGCTATAGGTGCCGAAGCCATCCTAAATTCTCGGCCAATTGCTGGTCATTCAGAGGATCCCAATGACGGGGAAGCTCTCACCCCTGGTCACCTCCTCACTG CATACACAAAAAGACGCCTCTGGGACCTATGGCGGCGGGATTACCTGCACACGCTTCAGATGCGAGCAAAATGGACTTCTCCAATTGCAAACCTCGAACCTGGTCAGATTGTTCTCATACATGAGGACAATAGCCCTCCCCAGCACTGGCTAACTGGACGCATTATCAACTCGATCAGTGGAGAGGACAACAAAGTTCGTGTGGTCAATGTTCAAACGGCCAAAGGAGTTATACGACGACCAATCTGCAAGATCGCACCTCTGCCGATCCAATATGGTTCTTGA